From a region of the Entelurus aequoreus isolate RoL-2023_Sb linkage group LG27, RoL_Eaeq_v1.1, whole genome shotgun sequence genome:
- the hmg20b gene encoding SWI/SNF-related matrix-associated actin-dependent regulator of chromatin subfamily E member 1-related isoform X1: MGGIKQEQNDAPQQPKASQSTTEHPQEEPKKRGWPKGKKRKKVLPNGPKAPVTGYVRFLNERREVMRARYPDLPFPEITKRLGAEWTRLAPTDKQHYLDEAEREKMQYAQELKEYHQTEAYQITSAKIQDKRIKKEDNQSVIISASSGLPKSPSSCRWKTTPQHDACRDGVDLVMSGAWFPPNMMSGIHAKKFNLCLIRPENLVSHGLRVFQAPELPGRFEIPIFTEEFLDQNKAREAELRRLRKANIEFEEQNAVLQRHIKDMYNAKERLEAELGQDEKRTQALHQHLLAIKHTLVNSLSSVPLPGTSETASLGNLDSYLSRLNGVLDGNPHKHRALLTQLCDILSHVDSEKL; this comes from the exons ATGGGAGGGATAAAACAGGAACAGAATGATGCTCCACAGCAGCCAAAAGCGTCCCAGTCAACAACAGAACACCCTCAAGAAGAG CCCAAGAAGAGAGGATGGCCAAAGGGCAAGAAAAGAAAGAAGGTGCTTCCAAATGGCCCAAAGGCACCGGTTACCGGTTATGTCCGCTTCTTGAATGAGCGACGGGAGGTCATGAGGGCCCGATATCCTGACCTGCCTTTCCCGGAAATCACCAAGCGACTTGGAGCAGAATGGACTCGATTAGCACCGACCGACAAACAG CATTACCTGGATGAGGCGGAGCGCGAAAAGATGCAGTACGCTCAGGAACTGAAGGAATATCATCAGACTGAGGCGTATCAGATCACCAGCGCCAAGATACAAGACAAGAGAATTAAGAAAG AGGACAATCAGTCTGTAATCATCAGTGCAAGTTCAGGCTTGCCAAAG tctcccagttcctgccgctggaaaacaaccccacagcatgatgcctgtagggatggtgttgacctggtgatgagcggtgcctggtttcctccaaacatgatgtctggcattcatgccaaaaagttcaatctttgtctcatcagacctgagaatttagtttctcatggtctgagagtctttcag GCGCCTGAGCTCCCAGGCAGGTTTGAGATCCCAATCTTCACAGAGGAGTTCCTGGATCAGAACAAAG CTAGAGAGGCAGAGCTGCGTCGACTCCGTAAGGCAAATATTGAGTTCGAGGAGCAGAATGCAGTGCTGCAGAGGCACATCAAGGATATGTACAATGCCAAAGAGCGCCTTGAGGCTGAACTGGGACAGGACGAGAAGCGCACGCAGGCTCTTCATCAGCACCTGCTGGCCATTAAACACACTCTGGTCAACAGTCTGTCTTCTGTCCCGCTACCTG GCACAAGTGAGACGGCATCCCTTGGAAATCTGGACTCGTATCTCAGTCGTCTCAACGGAGTGCTAGATGGGAACCCTCACAAGCACCGGGCCTTGCTCACGCAGCTCTGCGACATTCTCTCTCACGTCGACAG TGAGAAGTTATAG
- the LOC133644595 gene encoding elongation factor 2b-like — protein MVNFTVDQIRAIMDKKSNIRNMSVIAHVDHGKSTLTDSLVSKAGIIASARAGETRFTDTRKDEQERCITIKSTAISLFYELSENDMAFIKQSKDGSGFLINLIDSPGHVDFSSEVTAALRVTDGALVVVDCVSGVCVQTETVLRQAICERIKPVLMMNKMDRALLELQLQPEDLYQTFQRIVENVNVIISTYGELENGPMGNIEIDPVVGTVGFGSGLHGWAFTLKQFAEMYAAKFAAKGNTQMSAAERCKKVEDMMKKLWGDRYFDANTGKFSKNQNGPDGSKLPRSFVHLILDPIFKVFDAIMNFKKEETAKLIQKLEIKLDIEDKDKEGKPLLKAVMRRWLPAGEALLQMITIHLPSPVTAQKYRCELLYEGPDDDEAALGIKNCDPKAPLMMYISKMVPTSDKGRFYAFGRVFSGSVSTGLKVRIMGPNFTPGKKEDLYLKPIQRTILMMGRYTEPIEDVPCGNIVGLVGVDQFLVKTGTITTFEGAHNMKVMKFSVSPVVRIAVEAKNPADLPKLVEGLKRLSKSDPMVQCIIEESGEHIVAGAGELHLEICLKDLEEDHACIPLKKSDPVVSYRETVQSESNVICLAKSPNKHNRLFMKARPFEDGLAEDIEKGEVTARQEQKARARYLADHYEWDVGEAKKIWCFGPDGTGPNMLVDVTKGVQYLNEIKDSVVAGFQWAVKEGVLCEENMRSVRFEIHDVTLHTDAIHRGGGQIIPTARRVLYACELTAEPRMMEPVYLVEIQCPEAAMGGIYGVLTKRRGHVFDESSIMGTPMRVIKAHLPVNESFGFTADLRSNTGGQAFPQCVFDHWQILPGDPKDPTSKPGVVVTDTRKRKGLKEGIPALDNYLDKL, from the exons ATG GTAAACTTTACAGTCGACCAGATCCGTGCCATCATGGACAAGAAGTCCAACATCCGTAACATGTCTGTGATTGCGCACGTCGATCATGGCAAGTCCACTCTGACCGACTCCCTGGTGTCGAAGGCTGGTATTATCGCCTCCGCTCGTGCTGGAGAGACCCGCTTCACAGACACACGAAAGGATGAGCAGGAGCGTTGTATTACCATCAAGTCTAC TGCCATCTCCTTGTTCTACGAGCTGAGTGAAAATGATATGGCCTTCATCAAGCAGAGCAAGGATGGATCTGGCTTTTTGATCAACCTGATTGACTCCCCTGGACACGTGGACTTCTCCTCTGAAGTGACTGCTGCTCTCCGTGTTACAGACGGAGCCCTGGTGGTCGTTGACTGCGTGTCTG GTGTATGCGTCCAGACTGAAACGGTACTTCGTCAGGCCATTTGTGAGCGCATCAAGCCGGTCCTGATGATGAACAAGATGGACCGTGCCTTGTTGGAGCTGCAACTTCAACCCGAAGACCTTTACCAAACTTTCCAGCGTATTGTTGAAAACGTCAACGTCATCATTTCCACCTATGGTGAATTGGAGAATGGTCCCATGGGCAACATCGAG ATTGATCCAGTCGTCGGTACTGTTGGCTTTGGCTCTGGTCTCCATGGATGGGCTTTTACCCTGAAGCAGTTTGCTGAGATGTATGCTGCAAAGTTTGCTGCCAAGGGTAATACCCAGATGTCTGCAGCTGAGCGCTGCAAAAAAGTGGAGGACATGATGAAGAAGCTGTGGGGTGACAG GTATTTTGACGCTAACACCGGAAAATTTTCAAAGAATCAAAATGGGCCTGATGGCAGCAAGCTCCCTCGCAGCTTTGTGCATCTTATCCTTGATCCCATCTTCAAG GTGTTTGATGCCATCATGAACTTCAAAAAGGAAGAGACTGCTAAACTGATCCAGAAGCTCGAGATCAAGTTGGATATTGAAGATAAGGACAAAGAGGGCAAACCTCTCCTGAAGGCTGTAATGCGTCGCTGGTTGCCAGCTGGAGAGGCTCTCCTTCAGATGATCACCATCCACCTGCCTTCCCCTGTCACTGCCCAGAAGTATCGTTGTGAGCTCCTCTATGAAGGACCTGATGATGATGAAGCTGCTCTTG GTATCAAGAATTGTGACCCCAAGGCTCCTCTTATGATGTATATCTCCAAGATGGTGCCCACTAGTGACAAGGGCCGCTTCTATGCCTTTGGTCGTGTGTTTTCTGGTTCCGTTTCAACCGGTCTTAAAGTACGCATTATGGGACCAAACTTTACTCCTGGAAAGAAAGAGGACTTGTACTTGAAGCCTATTCAGAG AACCATTCTGATGATGGGTCGCTATACTGAGCCCATTGAAGATGTACCCTGTGGAAACATTGTTGGTCTGGTTGGTGTGGATCAGTTCCTGGTCAAAACTGGAACCATCACCACCTTTGAAGGGGCGCACAACATGAAGGTGATGAAATTCAGCGTCAGTCCTGTGGTGAGAATTGCTGTGGAAGCCAAAAACCCAGCTGACCTCCCAAAGCTGGTAGAGGGCCTGAAGCGTCTGTCCAAGTCTGACCCCATGGTGCAGTGCATCATTGAAGAATCTGGCGAGCACATCGTTGCAGGAGCTGGAGAGCTTCATCTGGAGATCTGCCTTAAGGATCTTGAGGAGGATCATGCTTGCATCCCACTCAag AAATCTGATCCTGTGGTGTCCTACAGAGAAACTGTCCAGTCTGAGTCAAATGTGATATGTCTAGCAAAGTCCCCCAACAAGCACAACCGCCTGTTCATGAAGGCCCGCCCCTTCGAAGACGGTTTGGCTGAAGACATCGAGAAGGGTGAGGTCACTGCACGTCAAGAGCAGAAGGCCCGTGCCCGCTACCTTGCTGACCATTACGAGTGGGACGTCGGAGAGGCAAAAAAGATCTGGTGCTTTGGACCCGATGGAACTGGCCCCAACATGCTGGTTGATGTGACCAAGGGTGTGCAGTACCTCAATGAGATAAAGGACAGCGTTGTCGCTGGCTTCCAGTGGGCTGTTAAGGAG GGTGTCCTCTGTGAAGAGAACATGCGTTCCGTCCGTTTTGAGATCCATGATGTTACCCTACATACAGATGCTATCCATCGTGGTGGTGGTCAGATTATTCCCACTGCTCGCAGAGTTCTGTATGCTTGTGAGCTTACAGCTGAGCCCAGAATGATGGAACCAGTCTATTTGGTGGAGATccag TGTCCTGAGGCTGCAATGGGTGGAATCTATGGTGTGTTGACAAAGAGGCGTGGTCATGTCTTTGATGAATCTAGTATCATGGGCACACCCATGCGTGTGATCAAGGCCCATCTCCCGGTCAATGAGTCATTTG GTTTCACAGCTGACCTTCGTTCCAACACTGGTGGCCAGGCTTTCCCTCAGTGTGTCTTCGACCATTGGCAGATCCTCCCTGGAGATCCGAAGGATCCCACCAGCAAGCCTGGTGTAGTGGTCACTGACACCCGTAAACGCAAGGGTCTCAAGGAAGGAATCCCAGCCTTGGACAACTACCTGGACAAATTATAA
- the hmg20b gene encoding SWI/SNF-related matrix-associated actin-dependent regulator of chromatin subfamily E member 1-related isoform X2 yields MGGIKQEQNDAPQQPKASQSTTEHPQEEPKKRGWPKGKKRKKVLPNGPKAPVTGYVRFLNERREVMRARYPDLPFPEITKRLGAEWTRLAPTDKQHYLDEAEREKMQYAQELKEYHQTEAYQITSAKIQDKRIKKEDNQSVIISASSGLPKAPELPGRFEIPIFTEEFLDQNKAREAELRRLRKANIEFEEQNAVLQRHIKDMYNAKERLEAELGQDEKRTQALHQHLLAIKHTLVNSLSSVPLPGTSETASLGNLDSYLSRLNGVLDGNPHKHRALLTQLCDILSHVDSEKL; encoded by the exons ATGGGAGGGATAAAACAGGAACAGAATGATGCTCCACAGCAGCCAAAAGCGTCCCAGTCAACAACAGAACACCCTCAAGAAGAG CCCAAGAAGAGAGGATGGCCAAAGGGCAAGAAAAGAAAGAAGGTGCTTCCAAATGGCCCAAAGGCACCGGTTACCGGTTATGTCCGCTTCTTGAATGAGCGACGGGAGGTCATGAGGGCCCGATATCCTGACCTGCCTTTCCCGGAAATCACCAAGCGACTTGGAGCAGAATGGACTCGATTAGCACCGACCGACAAACAG CATTACCTGGATGAGGCGGAGCGCGAAAAGATGCAGTACGCTCAGGAACTGAAGGAATATCATCAGACTGAGGCGTATCAGATCACCAGCGCCAAGATACAAGACAAGAGAATTAAGAAAG AGGACAATCAGTCTGTAATCATCAGTGCAAGTTCAGGCTTGCCAAAG GCGCCTGAGCTCCCAGGCAGGTTTGAGATCCCAATCTTCACAGAGGAGTTCCTGGATCAGAACAAAG CTAGAGAGGCAGAGCTGCGTCGACTCCGTAAGGCAAATATTGAGTTCGAGGAGCAGAATGCAGTGCTGCAGAGGCACATCAAGGATATGTACAATGCCAAAGAGCGCCTTGAGGCTGAACTGGGACAGGACGAGAAGCGCACGCAGGCTCTTCATCAGCACCTGCTGGCCATTAAACACACTCTGGTCAACAGTCTGTCTTCTGTCCCGCTACCTG GCACAAGTGAGACGGCATCCCTTGGAAATCTGGACTCGTATCTCAGTCGTCTCAACGGAGTGCTAGATGGGAACCCTCACAAGCACCGGGCCTTGCTCACGCAGCTCTGCGACATTCTCTCTCACGTCGACAG TGAGAAGTTATAG